The following proteins come from a genomic window of Pocillopora verrucosa isolate sample1 chromosome 6, ASM3666991v2, whole genome shotgun sequence:
- the LOC131770227 gene encoding uncharacterized protein translates to MDIKKVFLIAFVIVLSHEKTGSSHIPLVRSIGSSFKRETCVSGGNLIKIYTNQCQVVNGKKQCPVYCNGRGTFDQQTRFEISKYKSKKCIQFDDGSIRYSLKVINGTDVIFEEQSACDTTTSHDFLFKEEKNTAGKFTYKYTSSTNQALYLGVRANCSDENLYFLSTTNQDKRCFMERWS, encoded by the exons ATGGAcatcaaaaaggttttttta ATTGCATTTGTAATTGTGCTATCACACGAAAAAACAGGATCGAGCCACATTCCACTGGTAAGAAGCATAGGTTCGTCTTTTAAAAGAGAGACATGCGTTAGTGGAGGAAATCTGATTAAGATTTACACAAACCAATGTCAAGTTGTAAACGGAAAGAAGCAGTGTCCGGTTTACTGCAATGGCAGAGGCACTTTCGACCAACAGACAA GATTTGAGATCTCGAAGTACAAAAGTAAGAAGTGTATTCAATTTGATGACGGAAGCATCAGATATTCGTTGAAAGTCATAAATGGGACGGACGTAATTTTTGAG gaACAGTCAGCGTGCGATACAACAACCAGCCACGACTTCTTATTCAAAGAGGAGAAAAATACCGCCGGAAAATTTACATACAAATACACCTCGAGTACCAATCAGGCGTTGTACCTCGGAGTTAGAGCCAACTGCTCTGATGAAAATCTATATTTTCTTTCCACAACTAATCAAGACAAACGGTGTTTCATGGAGAGATGGTCTTGA
- the LOC136282006 gene encoding uncharacterized protein produces the protein MITVERAYRNQSLTSRCISWMARFELRVSRSRNLRVRRAMVKWDSRGMVFLAAPEKFVVLDITVNMDVHPHPGPEEVDNDHGKRKQSSNSSDSACQPAIGSVRIHCSHNRDRLLSLRRSAGRPAPHVFDTLKSLGILKYRGPGLRRLGKITKNISASQHSDRCRPIEVVKTRRFARPYRFQDPAKNRYLTAIPREPTKSSTDCSEFAVPKCMFINICSLAKTKNRVRAAVGLEADLRSKDIDVCVVSETHLKPAQPDAIVNIENYSIFRRDRNWNGRDMRNKGGIAIYIRNNLAVEDVYRSSLYELICITLRLPKGHRFVICGVYHPPKFNYAEIDLMNHLVNTVDNILDKHPQTVVLCGGDVNKLDIKRFEEMSGWNALVNFPTRGNSCLDNCFTNRTDLFSKCYPFHMLSKTDHMGVILPPGIKLPPIRRKVYVRDQRAHRKRDLYIALAKENWDDMIQETDVDEVVGRLENTILGHLDSCMPLKTVRMSSRDPGWMTPLVRSMIRAKSRISLSNLDRLKVMNKRISEVIFRNRRDFIASIGTRDWWKKVDKTSQRRKPVISLSLGHYELNALNDYFGDLCTDHAYRKPTPLEISEDQEVPEISERQVLNSLMRIKKTATGPDGIPYTIWKDHAELFVPVITWIWNLSLRTHAWPVSWKKSDLYPLPKVDIPKGISDFRGINVTPVIARCFEKAVLGTHARETFDEHSGISQFAYIEGGSCTNALLTIQHTVNQYLDIPECKAVRLFAMDFSKAFDSVKHDLLSHKLKQLPLNPFIVNWYLSFLEDRQQRVIRNGFIGKWKSVNKGTTQGSVSGPHLFNVFLSDLEIHLDNKSVLVKYADDTTIISPVIGDNDNSIALINQFSQWSRSNGMCSNPSKCKEIIFRKKGCTIEFPMVSGIPQTKELTILGVTFQEDSRFITHIREKLIKANKCLFILRSLRKEGYNQAEIDHLFLNLVLPNILYGLSVFGAVNSELTTIQCFLDRCYKRKYTSDHINVYELLVQQDTRIFKNVFNNTIHPLRAIMPKKKLTKYNLRKETSHHPKINTDRFKNTFVNRLIFKHNLVL, from the coding sequence ATGATAACAGTCGAAAGAGCTTATCGAAATCAATCTTTAACATCAAGATGCATTAGTTGGATGGCTAGATTTGAGCTGAGAGTATCCCGGTCTCGAAATCTCCGGGTAAGAAGGGCTATGGTGAAATGGGACAGTCGAGGCATGGTCTTCCTGGCCGCCCCTGAGAAGTTTGTTGTGCTCGACATTACTGTTAATATGGATGTCCATCCACATCCTGGACCTGAAGAAGTGGATAATGACCACGGTAAACGAAAACAGAGCTCCAACTCCTCGGACTCTGCTTGTCAACCTGCAATTGGGTCAGTCAGAATCCATTGCTCTCACAATCGTGACAGGCTACTTTCGCTGAGACGTTCGGCGGGCCGACCTGCGCCTCATGTTTTCGATACCCTTAAATCCCTGGGAATTCTGAAATACAGAGGTCCGGGATTACGAAGATTGGggaaaattactaaaaatatcTCTGCATCGCAACACTCCGACAGATGTCGACCCATTGAAGTTGTTAAAACCCGGCGGTTTGCTAGACCTTATCGCTTCCAAGATCCCGCTAAGAACAGATATCTTACAGCTATTCCTCGAGAGCCTACTAAATCATCTACCGATTGCTCGGAGTTTGCCGTTCCCAAGTGTATGTTCATCAATATTTGCAGTCTCGCAAAAACTAAGAACAGAGTGCGTGCGGCGGTTGGACTTGAGGCTGACTTGCGATCTAAAGATATTGATGTTTGTGTCGTATCGGAAACACACCTCAAACCGGCACAACCGGATGCGATTGTAAATATTGAGAACTATTCCATCTTTCGTAGAGACAGAAATTGGAATGGCAGAGATATGCGCAATAAGGGTGGGATTGCTATATACATCAGGAACAATCTTGCAGTAGAGGATGTTTACCGCTCTAGTCtttatgaattaatttgtaTAACTCTGCGACTTCCCAAGGGACATCGATTTGTAATATGTGGAGTTTATCATCctccaaaatttaattatgcaGAGATCGATCTAATGAATCATCTTGTAAATACCGTGGATAATATACTAGACAAACATCCACAAACAGTTGTGTTGTGCGGTGGCGATGTCAACAAACTGGATATCAAACGCTTCGAAGAAATGTCTGGTTGGAATGCTCTGGTTAATTTCCCCACCAGAGGGAATTCTTGTTTGGACAACTGTTTCACGAACCGCACGGATCTCTTTTCAAAGTGCTATCCCTTTCACATGCTCTCCAAGACGGATCACATGGGAGTTATTTTACCACCCGGTATAAAGCTTCCACCTATCCGCCGTAAAGTATACGTGCGTGACCAAAGGGCTCATAGAAAGCGTGATCTGTATATCGCGTTGGCGAAGGAAAACTGGGATGATATGATACAGGAAACTGATGTCGATGAAGTGGTTGGTAGGCTCGAAAATACCATCCTAGGGCACCTGGATAGCTGCATGCCTCTGAAAACAGTGCGCATGTCTTCAAGAGACCCGGGCTGGATGACTCCGCTCGTTCGATCGATGATACGAGCCAAATCACGCATATCACTCAGTAATCTAGACCGTcttaaagttatgaataaaaggaTCTCTGAAGTGATTTTCAGAAACAGAAGGGACTTTATCGCCTCTATTGGAACTCGGGATTGGTGGAAAAAAGTGGATAAAACATCTCAGCGCCGCAAGCCGGTGATTTCTCTATCTCTTGGCCACTACGAACTCAACGCGTTAAATGACTACTTTGGTGACCTATGTACTGACCACGCCTACAGAAAGCCAACACCTCTGGAGATTAGTGAAGATCAGGAAGTCCCAGAAATCTCAGAGCGACAAGTCCTGAATTCTCTTATGCgtataaagaaaacagcaaccGGACCAGATGGCATCCCGTATACTATATGGAAAGACCACGCCGAGCTATTCGTTCCAGTGATCACCTGGATTTGGAATCTGTCTCTTAGAACACACGCCTGGCCTGTCTCTTGGAAAAAGTCAGACCTGTACCCCTTGCCGAAGGTTGATATACCTAAGGGAATATCAGACTTCCGCGGAATAAATGTGACACCTGTCATCGCAAGGTGCTTTGAGAAAGCTGTCTTAGGAACACACGCAAGGGAGACCTTCGATGAACATTCTGGGATCTCACAGTTTGCATACATAGAGGGAGGGAGCTGTACCAATGCTCTACTGACTATCCAACATACTGTCAATCAATATCTTGATATCCCAGAGTGCAAAGCGGTACGCCTATTCGCTATGGATTTCAGCAAGGCTTTTGATAGTGTGAAACACGATCTCCTCTCACACAAATTGAAGCAACTCCCCCTAAATCCTTTTATAGTTAACTGGTATCTAAGCTTTTTGGAAGACAGGCAGCAGAGAGTCATTAGAAAtgggtttattggaaaatggaaaagtgtcaacaaaGGTACCACCCAAGGAAGTGTCAGCGGGCCGCACttgttcaatgtctttctcagtgatttagagatacacttggacaataagagcgtgctggtaaaatatgcagatgatacaaccattatctcgcctgtgataggtgataatgacaattctatcgcactgattaatcagttttccCAGTGGTCTAGAAGTAATGGTATGTGTAGCAATCCATctaagtgcaaggaaatcattttccgcaagaaaggttgtacaatagagtttccgatggtgtctggaataccacagacaaaagagcttactattttaggggtaacatttcaggaagacagtaggttcataacacatattcgggaaaaactaattaaagcaaacaagtgcctgttcattttaagatctttaaggaaagaagggtacaatcaggccgaaatagaccatctgtttctaaatctggttctaccaaatatattatacgggctgtccgtatttggcgctgtaaattccgaattaacaacaatccaatgtttcttagatcgatgttataagcgcaagtatacatccgatcacattaatgtttatgaattgttagttcaacaggacacgcgtatcttcaagaatgtttttaataatacaatacaccctttaagagctataatgccaaaaaagaaattaaccaagtacaatctgaggaaagagacaagtcaccatcctaaaataaacactgataggttcaaaaacacgtttgttaatcgcttaatttttaaacataatctagtcttataa